One genomic window of Cercospora beticola chromosome 5, complete sequence includes the following:
- a CDS encoding uncharacterized protein (CAZy:CE18) encodes MLINRLLHLAILSAGVAEGQRTTTTRTTTVRTTSTSTTLTASNTRYGCGCVSPTNSLRSTSRSGITTITTTLQPSATFACNCRSTGLVSTTRSSTTRTSSTRTSSTRSATTSSSSSVIASSSSSATSSGPSLTPSQNATVGGQTVKNTILVLARNSIDAELAYSGFQGYGIPYEVLLVPQSGVSLPTLNSSATEGNYGGFIIVSELSYQNSAGNWVSGLTDAQFTAIYNYQKAFGVRMTRLDTYPWSAFGAVSLGTSGGCCDYNVEQQISFTNTSGFSTANVKTDAGMSTKAIWHYPAQITDPKTTWEIASFGPSSDGKFSSKSTAAVINDFDGRQQMVFFTGWASEWSATSTYLQHAYIHWMTRGLFVGARKIYLAGQIDDVHLRTQTYSPLNNYYRSDPQDYRMHAEWQDDLNSRLPAGSNFFLELGHNGNGDIIAATNGTNNGAVCKPNTAIYYIPNDSTALEYQKPLGTGKSVWPTTPTNYTWTVACASKDALAEWFMDPINRDHFAHVSHTFTHLHQNNATYDDIYKEILFNKVWMEQLGISKAKNYSPGGLIPPAITGLHNGDAMRAWADNGIISAVGDNSRPVLRNTKSDMLPLISTTANNGFDGMVILPRWPTKIYYDCDTPDCTTKEWTDLFGGTGSFTDLMESEKSITTRYLMGLHHDLYMFHQANMRVHDLPVATVGSQTRQMSLVQIWVEIVTQEMARLTNWPIVTLKHDDIAQKFLQRMAREQCEPNLVYRYNQDGSRITGVTVSAKGNSCSAPIPVTFPGAASGASATDDKLGSEPLIKWVTLSGSTQTYTLATPVPVRA; translated from the exons ATGCTGATCAATCGGCTGTTACACCTCGCCATACTTTCGGCAGGCGTGGCTGAAGGACAGAGGACTACGACGACCAGAACGACAACCGTCAGGACCACATCCACCTCGACTACCCTCACAGCATCGAATACTCGATATGGTTGCGGATGCGTCTCTCCGACAAATTCTCTTCGCTCAACATCGCGAAGCGGAATCACCACCATAACCACGACTCTTCAGCCTTCCGCCACATTTGCCTGTAACTGCCGGTCTACCGGCCTGGTATCGACAACTAGATCGAGCACTACCAGGACATCCAGCACACG AACCTCTAGCACCAGGTCTGCAACTACCAGCTCAAGTTCATCTGTAATTGCCAGTTCAAGTTCATCTGCAACCTCCAGTGGACCGTCTTTGACGCCTTCGCAGAATGCCACTGTCGGTGGTCAGACCGTCAAGAACACTATCTTAGTCTTAGCTCGCAACTCCATTGATGCCGAGCTTGCCTACTCCGGTTTCCAAGGCTATGGAATCCCTTATGAGGTCCTCCTAGTCCCTCAATCTGGCGTTTCGCTGCCAACACTCAATTCTTCTGCGACGGAAGGCAACTATGGGGGCTTCATCATTGTGAGCGAGCTGTCTTACCAGAACTCGGCTGGAAATTGGGTGAGCGGTCTCACAGATGCCCAATTCACTGCCATCTACAATTATCAGAAGGCATTTGGCGTTCGGATGACAAGACTAGACACATACCCTTGGTCGGCCTTCGGCGCTGTATCACTCGGCACTAGCGGAGGCTGCTGTGACTACAACGTCGAGCAGCAAATCAGTTTCACCAATACCAGTGGTTTCTCCACTGCCAATGTCAAAACTGATGCGGGTATGAGTACAAAGGCTATCTGGCACTATCCGGCACAGATCACTGACCCGAAGACAACTTGGGAGATTGCAAGCTTCGGCCCTTCCTCTGACGGCAAGttcagcagcaagagcacGGCCGCGGTCATCAACGACTTTGACGGGCGACAGCAGATGGTGTTCTTCACCGGTTGGGCCTCAGAATGGTCTGCAACCTCGACCTACCTCCAACATGCCTACATACACTGGATGACTCGTGGTCTGTTCGTCGGCGCTCGCAAGATTTACCTTGCTGGCCAAATTGATGATGTTCATTTGCGAACGCAAACGTATTCGCCACTGAATAACTACTATCGTAGCGATCCTCAGGACTACAGGATGCATGCTGAATGGCAAGACGACCTCAATTCTCGCCTGCCAGCTGGGTCAAACTTCTTCCTGGAGCTCGGCCATAATGGTAACGGAGACATCATTGCTGCCACAAATGGAACCAATAATGGCGCTGTCTGCAAACCTAATACTGCCATCTATTATATCCCGAATGACAGCACGGCGCTTGAGTATCAGAAGCCACTGGGCACTGGTAAATCGGTGTGGCCCACAACACCCACGAATTACACTTGGACCGTGGCTTGTGCATCGAAGGATGCCCTCGCAGAGTGGTTCATGGATCCCATCAATCGTGACCACTTCGCACACGTCTCTCATACGTTCACCCATCTTCATCAGAACAACGCCACTTATGATGACATCTACAAAGAGATCCTCTTCAACAAGGTCTGGATGGAGCAGCTTGGTATTTCCAAAGCAAAGAACTACTCTCCGGGAGGCCTCATCCCGCCCGCCATCACCGGTCTACACAACGGCGATGCGATGCGCGCGTGGGCAGACAATGGTATCATATCTGCCGTAGGCGATAACTCCCGTCCTGTCCTGCGCAACACTAAATCTGACATGTTGCCACTCATTTCCACGACAGCCAACAACGGCTTCGACGGCATGGTAATTCTGCCACGCTGGCCAACAAAGATCTACTACGACTGCGATACTCCAGACTGCACCACCAAGGAATGGACTGATCTCTTTGGCGGAACTGGCTCATTCACCGATCTAATGGAATCAGAAAAGAGCATCACCACTCGCTATCTCATGGGTCTTCATCATGACCTTTACATGTTCCATCAAGCCAACATGCGTGTCCACGACCTGCCTGTCGCGACTGTGGGCTCCCAGACACGGCAGATGTCTCTCGTCCAAATTTGGGTCGAAATTGTCACGCAAGAAATGGCGCGTTTGACAAACTGGCCGATCGTCACATTGAAGCACGATGACATCGCTCAAAAGTTCCTGCAGCGCATGGCAAGAGAGCAATGCGAACCCAACCTGGTCTATCGCTACAATCAGGATGGATCACGCATTACGGGTGTCACTGTCTCTGCGAAGGGGAACTCCTGCTCGGCACCAATTCCTGTGACGTTCCCGGGTGCAGCAAGTGGTGCAAGTGCGACTGATGATAAACTGGGCTCAGAGCCTTTGATCAAGTGGGTTACCTTGAGTGGCAGCACGCAGACTTATACTCTTGCTACGCCAGTTCCTGTGAGGGCATAA
- a CDS encoding uncharacterized protein (CAZy:GH135) — MGLFSRFKRSGSTKSPQSTCIVPLYIYPTNSTTWQPLYDAIDENPSLDFVVVVNPNSGPGESPWWPNLDYLREVPKLNARPNCTTLGYVRTDYCNRDVSEVLEDIRRYAKWPHDFGVKGLHVSGIFFDETPNESSQFKTTFLQKINHDVKSADGIFGSKLIVHNPGTLPDPQLTSKRPDSTAVFENSYARLMGSDRTDDNDLIEYSRQHACYMVHSVPIDRVKDVTHEVRKRAQYVFVTDSNERFYEQFGAGFKDFIDAMSTD; from the exons ATGGGGCTCTTCTCGAGATTCAAGAGGTCCGGAAGCACCAAATCGCCACAATCCACATGCATCGTCCCCTTGTACATCTATCCAACCAACTCTACGACATGGCAGCCACTTTATGACGC AATCGACGAGAATCCATCACTCGActtcgttgtcgttgtcaaCCCCAATAGCGGCCCAGGCGAATCCCCATGGTGGCCCAATCTGGACTATTTGCGCGAAGTACCCAAGCTCAACGCAAGACCCAACTGCACCACACTCGGCTATGTCAGGACTGACTACTGCAATCGAGACGTCAGCGAAGTCTTGGAAGACATTCGACGTTATGCGAAGTGGCCACATGATTTTGGCGTGAAAGGTCTGCACGTCTCgggcatcttcttcgacgaaACACCCAACGAATCTTCACAGTTCAAGACCACATTCTTGCAAAAGATCAACCATGATGTGAAGTCCGCTGATGGCATATTCGGCAGCAAATTG ATCGTTCACAACCCTGGCACGCTACCAGATCCTCAACTCACCAGCAAACGGCCGGACAGCACAGCGGTATTCGAAAATTCATACGCACGACTGATGGGATCCGATCGAACTGACGACAATGACCTGATCGAATACTCTCGGCAACATGCTTGCTACATGGTGCACTCGGTGCCGATAGATCGGGTCAAGGATGTTACCCACGAGGTTCGGAAGCGAGCACAATATGTCTTCGTCACAGACTCCAACGAGCGGTTTTACGAGCAATTTGGCGCCGGTTTCAAGGacttcatcgatgccatgTCGACCGATTGA
- a CDS encoding uncharacterized protein (CAZy:GH135), with the protein MQSPQHLLSRQRKRSKALWCCLIAVILAILILIIVPTAVVLSRKNRKYPDGLPAKVLLPLYEFPEDSAWDPLYSAIESNSNLDFIVIINPDSGPGGMSTAPGAEFSPGIQKLNNYSNVQTVGYVRTGYGTRPVMEIVQDIETYAQWADVHSSLAMHGIFFDEAAYEYSPENVEHLYIINQFAKNSTGIREPRTVIHNPGILPDARLNTNNTDITVTFEQSLKEFHKMDASLQESPFNRTSSAFIVHSAGPADLKQFVPELSYHAGYLFVTSNKKNYYSSFGKNWQKFVDAVPTNASAATR; encoded by the exons ATGCAGTCTCCACAACATCTGCTGTCCAGGCAGAGGAAGAGGTCCAAGGCTCTGTGGTGTTGCCTTATAGCGGTCATATTGGCAATTCTGATCCTGATAATCGTGCCAACAGCTGTGGTGTTGTCCAGGAAAAATCGCAAGTATCCAGATGGACTTCCTGCCAAGGTGTTGCTTCCTCTGTACGAGTTTCCGGAGGACAGTGCCTGGGATCCTCTGTACTCAGC CATCGAATCGAACTCCAACCTGGACTTCATTGTGATTATCAATCCAGATAGCGGTCCTGGCGGAATGAGCACAGCGCCTGGCGCCGAGTTCTCTCCAGGAATACAGAAGCTCAATAATTACTCAAATGTGCAGACAGTAGGCTATGTCC GTACGGGCTATGGCACTCGACCCGTGATGGAAATTGTGCAGGACATCGAAACGTACGCTCAGTGGGCCGATGTCCATTCGAGTCTGGCGATGCACGGCATCTTTTTCGATGAGGCAGCGTATGAGTATTCGCCAGAAAATGTCGAGCATCTGTACATCATCAATCAGTTTGCCAAGAATTCGACAGGCATTCGCGAACCTCGCACG GTCATCCATAATCCGGGCATCTTGCCTGATGCGCGCCTAAACACCAACAACACCGATATCACCGTGACCTTTGAGCAGTCGCTGAAGGAGTTCCACAAGATGGACGCGTCACTGCAGGAATCGCCTTTCAACCGGACTTCCAGCGCGTTTATCGTGCACTCGGCAGGCCCCGCGGATCTCAAGCAGTTCGTACCAGAGCTGAGCTACCATGCTGGTTATTTGTTCGTGACGAGCAACAAGAAAAATTATTATAGCAGCTTCGGGAAGAATTGGCAGAAGTTTGTTGATGCAGTGCCCACAAACGCAAGCGCAGCCACGCGGTAG
- a CDS encoding uncharacterized protein (BUSCO:EOG092646WF), with product MADKKDERSPVAIASDELYKTVMENSKDEKGGFTLTFSQEQLLEIAPASVTEKKDLLPIIKYLTGQHLFRTLKTEKGLGWSIRPREAAKAIKALDKDEKMIYEIIEASHTTGIWSKQIKAKMGGLAQPIVAKLIKNLESARLIKSVKSIKAPAQRVYMLYHLVPSEDVTGNSFFDAGDLDESFRDELLNLIIFWIKANSWAEAEKKRHRKDKSKKDAASKEDAIMIDDGTEGTGQKRKRPANDIEDLSVKPRHYQRTHTFDPETDFTQLAHRAGVHHYPTAEDIHQFIISSDAIKATKSASLTVQEVQGCLDVLIWDDKLEKLWNSDDGNWGYRTKRGVTFRQPGQAFDIEEQAEGTGLTQAPCGRCPVFDVCKEGGPINPQTCVYFNRWLNA from the coding sequence ATGGCTGACAAGAAAGATGAGCGCTCGCCAGTGGCGATCGCCTCGGACGAGCTGTACAAGACGGTGATGGAGAACTCGAAGGACGAAAAAGGCGGCTTCACGCTCACCTTTTCGCAAGAGCAGCTGCTGGAGATTGCACCGGCTTCGgtgacggagaagaaggatttgCTGCCCATCATCAAGTACCTGACCGGGCAGCATCTCTTCCGCACGCTCAAGACCGAAAAGGGCCTCGGCTGGTCCATCCGTCCTCGCGAGGCGGCAAAGGCGATCAAGGCTCTGgacaaggacgagaagatgATCTACGAAATCATCGAGGCTAGTCACACGACGGGAATATGGAGCAAGCAGATCAAAGCCAAGATGGGCGGTCTGGCTCAGCCCATCGTGGCCAAACTTATCAAGAACTTGGAATCGGCGCGTCTGATCAAGAGTGTGAAGAGTATCAAGGCTCCGGCGCAGAGAGTCTATATGCTGTACCACCTGGTACCGAGTGAGGACGTCACGGGCAATTCCTTCTTCGACGCAGGAGATCTGGACGAGTCATTCCGAGACGAACTGCTAAATCTGATCATCTTCTGGATCAAAGCTAACAGCTGGGCTGAAGCGGAAAAGAAGCGGCACCGCAAGGACAAGTCGAAGAAGGATGCCGCGTCCAAGGAGGATGCCATCATGATCGACGACGGGACCGAAGGCACTGgccagaagaggaagcgacCCGCGAACGACATTGAGGATCTCTCAGTCAAGCCTCGACACTACCAGCGCACGCACACTTTCGATCCTGAGACAGACTTCACGCAGCTCGCACATCGTGCTGGTGTTCACCACTACCCGACAGCTGAAGACATCCATCAGTTTATCATCTCTTCGGACGCCATCAAGGCAACAAAATCTGCTTCTCTGACTGTACAAGAAGTGCAAGGATGTCTTGATGTGCTCATCTGGGATGAtaagctggagaagctgtgGAACAGTGACGATGGCAATTGGGGCTACCGAACAAAGAGAGGTGTGACTTTCCGCCAGCCTGGACAGGCGTTCGACATCGAGGAGCAAGCGGAGGGCACAGGTCTGACTCAGGCGCCTTGTGGGAGATGCCCGGTATTTGATGTCTGTAAGGAGGGCGGACCCATCAACCCACAGACCTGTGTCTACTTCAATCGCTGGCTGAATGCGTGA